One Peromyscus leucopus breed LL Stock chromosome 6, UCI_PerLeu_2.1, whole genome shotgun sequence genomic region harbors:
- the Alg5 gene encoding dolichyl-phosphate beta-glucosyltransferase isoform X1 — protein sequence MWSCGMASLLLQLAGLGVALAAAGLILVSVIAFITATKMPPCRQHEEEKFFLNAKGQKETLPSIWDSPTKQLSVVVPSYNEEKRLPVMMDEALNYLEKRQEQDPRFTYEVIVVDDGSGDQTSKVALKYCQKYGSDKVRVITLVRNRGKGGAVRMGVFSSRGEKILMADADGATKFPDVEKLEKGLNDLRPWPDQMAIACGSRAHLEKESIAQRSYFRTLLMYGFHFLVWFLCVKGIRDTQCGFKLLTRAAAARTFSSLHIERWAFDVELLYIAQFLKIPIAEVAVNWTEIEGSKLVPFWSWLQMGKDLLFIRLRYLTGAWKLERTRKMS from the exons ATGTGGAGCTGCGGGATGGCTtcgctgctgctgcagctggcgGGGCTCGGCGTGGCGCTGGCGGCCGCCGGGCTCATTTTG GTTTCTGTCATTGCATTTATAACTGCTACAAAAATGCCACCATGTCGCCAACATGAAGAAGAGAAATTCTTCCTCAATGCCAAAGGCCAAAAGGAAACTTTACCCAGCATCTGGGACTCACCTACCAAACAGCTGTCTGTTGTGGTGCCTTCCTACAATGAAGAGAAACGGT TGCCTGTGATGATGGATGAAGCCCTGAACTACCTAGAAAAGAGACAG GAACAGGACCCTAGGTTCACTTACGAGGTGATAGTAGTTGACGATGGCAGTGGAGACCAGACTTCAAAG GTCGCTTTAAAATACTGCCAGAAATACGGAAGTGACAAAGTGCGAGTGATAACGCTGGTACGGAATCGTGGGAAAGGTGGCGCTGTGAGGATG GGTGTATTCAGTTCTCGAGGAGAGAAGATCCTCATGGCTGATGCTGATGGAGCCACAAAGTTTCCAGATGTTGAGAAACTAGAAAAGGGGCTGAATGATCTCCGGCCATGGCCT GATCAAATGGCCATCGCTTGTGGGTCTCGTGCTCATCTGGAGAAAGAATCGATTGCTCAG cGTTCCTACTTCCGTACCCTTCTTATGTACGGGTTCCACTTCCTGGTGTGGTTCCTCTGTGTCAAAGGAATCAGGGACACGCAGTGCGGCTTCAAATTACTCACCCGAGCAGCAGCGGCCCGGACCTTCTCGTCTCTGCACATTGAACGATG GGCATTTGATGTAGAACTCCTGTACATAGCACAATTTCTTAAAATTCCAATAGCAGAAGTTGCTGTCAACTGGACTGAAATTGAGG gTTCTAAGTTAGTTCCATTTTGGAGCTGGTTACAAATGGGCAAAGACCTGCTTTTTATCCGACTGCGGTATCTGACAGGTGCCTGGAAGCTTGAACGAACAAGGAAAATGAGTTAG
- the Alg5 gene encoding dolichyl-phosphate beta-glucosyltransferase isoform X2 translates to MPPCRQHEEEKFFLNAKGQKETLPSIWDSPTKQLSVVVPSYNEEKRLPVMMDEALNYLEKRQEQDPRFTYEVIVVDDGSGDQTSKVALKYCQKYGSDKVRVITLVRNRGKGGAVRMGVFSSRGEKILMADADGATKFPDVEKLEKGLNDLRPWPDQMAIACGSRAHLEKESIAQRSYFRTLLMYGFHFLVWFLCVKGIRDTQCGFKLLTRAAAARTFSSLHIERWAFDVELLYIAQFLKIPIAEVAVNWTEIEGSKLVPFWSWLQMGKDLLFIRLRYLTGAWKLERTRKMS, encoded by the exons ATGCCACCATGTCGCCAACATGAAGAAGAGAAATTCTTCCTCAATGCCAAAGGCCAAAAGGAAACTTTACCCAGCATCTGGGACTCACCTACCAAACAGCTGTCTGTTGTGGTGCCTTCCTACAATGAAGAGAAACGGT TGCCTGTGATGATGGATGAAGCCCTGAACTACCTAGAAAAGAGACAG GAACAGGACCCTAGGTTCACTTACGAGGTGATAGTAGTTGACGATGGCAGTGGAGACCAGACTTCAAAG GTCGCTTTAAAATACTGCCAGAAATACGGAAGTGACAAAGTGCGAGTGATAACGCTGGTACGGAATCGTGGGAAAGGTGGCGCTGTGAGGATG GGTGTATTCAGTTCTCGAGGAGAGAAGATCCTCATGGCTGATGCTGATGGAGCCACAAAGTTTCCAGATGTTGAGAAACTAGAAAAGGGGCTGAATGATCTCCGGCCATGGCCT GATCAAATGGCCATCGCTTGTGGGTCTCGTGCTCATCTGGAGAAAGAATCGATTGCTCAG cGTTCCTACTTCCGTACCCTTCTTATGTACGGGTTCCACTTCCTGGTGTGGTTCCTCTGTGTCAAAGGAATCAGGGACACGCAGTGCGGCTTCAAATTACTCACCCGAGCAGCAGCGGCCCGGACCTTCTCGTCTCTGCACATTGAACGATG GGCATTTGATGTAGAACTCCTGTACATAGCACAATTTCTTAAAATTCCAATAGCAGAAGTTGCTGTCAACTGGACTGAAATTGAGG gTTCTAAGTTAGTTCCATTTTGGAGCTGGTTACAAATGGGCAAAGACCTGCTTTTTATCCGACTGCGGTATCTGACAGGTGCCTGGAAGCTTGAACGAACAAGGAAAATGAGTTAG